A genomic stretch from Dissulfurispira thermophila includes:
- a CDS encoding type I restriction endonuclease subunit R, whose translation MPVSDTSEAGLERLICRALTGSDCEPYSHTSIIGIAETTTFYGGTGWIAGNFKDYDREYCIDIFHLSKFLQDTQPEIADAVDIKNNSPTRRQFLARLQGEISKRGVVDVLRNGIKHGAHDITLCYGTPSPGNESAKRLYELNRFSVTRQLKYSRQETQRALDLVLFINGLPVFTFELKNSLTKQTVFDAIEQYKHDRDPRERLFEFGRCIAHFAVDDQEVRFCTHLKGKESWFLPFNKGHNDGAGNPPNPDGLKTEYLWKEILTKESLTDIIENYAQIVVEKDQKTGKKKQTQIFPRYHQLDVVRKLICAVKRDGVGKRYLIQHSAGSGKSNSIAWLAHQLIGVQKDDVHLFDSIIVVTDRRILDAQIQNTIKQFAQVKSTLGHAERSSNLREFIGSGKKIIITTIQKFPFILDEIGSEHAGRRFAIIIDEAHSSQGGRTAAKMHQALIGGVNDEDDETFEDKINKIIETKKLLPNASYFAFTATPKNKTLELFGEPVPQPDGRVKHRPFHSYTMKQAIQEGFILDVLANYTPIKSYYRLMKKIEDDPEFDVKKAQKKLLKYVENHDYAIRRKTEIMVDHFHQYVAGAGKIGGQARAMVITSGIKQAIAYFYAFDAYLKERNSPYKAIVAFSGEHEIGGKMVSEFSLNGFPSNQIPDKFREEPYRFLICADKFQTGYDEPLLHTMYVDKPLSDIKAVQTLSRLNRAHPKKHDTFILDFVNDPETIKSAFEPYYRTTILAEETDPNKLHDLKSELDSSEVYTWEKVEEFVRLYLDGAEREKLDSILDDCVSEYLERLDEDGQVNFKSNAKAFIRVYAFLSQILPYKKREWEILSIFLNFLVPKLPTPKEEDPSKGILEAIDMESYRVEKQESIRISLSDADIEIEPVPTEGGGHKPEPEIDRLSNIIRAFNDLFGNIPWTDADRVRKLITEEIPARVAADTAYQNACKHSDKQNARIEHDKALLRVMTALIKDDTELFKQFSDNEGFKRWLADTTFGLTYTEQKSSTL comes from the coding sequence ATGCCCGTAAGTGACACTTCCGAAGCTGGTCTTGAACGGCTTATTTGCAGAGCCCTTACTGGTTCTGATTGTGAGCCATATAGCCACACATCTATCATAGGTATCGCAGAAACAACCACCTTTTATGGCGGAACTGGTTGGATTGCAGGCAATTTTAAAGATTATGACAGGGAATACTGCATTGACATTTTTCATCTTTCTAAATTTTTACAGGATACCCAGCCTGAGATCGCAGATGCAGTTGATATTAAAAACAATAGCCCCACAAGAAGGCAGTTTCTTGCAAGGCTTCAGGGAGAGATAAGCAAGCGCGGTGTGGTTGATGTATTGAGAAATGGCATAAAGCATGGTGCCCATGACATCACTCTCTGTTATGGCACACCATCGCCTGGTAATGAATCTGCCAAAAGGCTTTATGAACTCAACCGTTTTAGCGTTACAAGGCAGTTAAAATATTCAAGGCAAGAGACTCAAAGGGCACTCGATCTGGTGCTATTTATAAATGGTTTGCCAGTCTTTACCTTTGAGCTTAAAAACAGTCTTACCAAACAAACTGTATTTGATGCTATAGAGCAATATAAACATGACAGAGACCCCAGGGAAAGGCTTTTTGAGTTTGGCAGATGTATTGCCCATTTTGCCGTAGATGATCAAGAAGTTAGATTTTGCACACATTTAAAAGGCAAGGAATCATGGTTTCTACCTTTTAATAAAGGCCACAATGATGGTGCGGGTAACCCACCTAATCCTGATGGACTTAAGACCGAGTATCTCTGGAAAGAGATCCTTACAAAAGAGAGCCTTACAGACATCATTGAAAACTATGCTCAGATTGTTGTAGAAAAAGACCAGAAGACAGGCAAAAAGAAGCAAACCCAGATCTTCCCACGCTATCATCAGCTTGATGTTGTGCGCAAACTTATCTGTGCAGTAAAAAGAGATGGCGTTGGCAAACGCTATCTTATTCAGCACTCTGCAGGAAGCGGAAAATCAAACTCAATTGCATGGCTTGCCCATCAACTTATTGGAGTTCAAAAAGATGACGTTCACCTCTTTGATTCAATCATTGTTGTTACAGACAGGCGCATTCTTGATGCCCAGATTCAAAATACAATCAAACAGTTTGCACAGGTAAAATCTACTTTAGGTCATGCAGAAAGATCAAGCAATCTGAGGGAGTTTATAGGAAGTGGTAAAAAAATCATTATAACGACCATACAAAAATTTCCCTTTATCCTTGATGAAATTGGTAGTGAACATGCAGGAAGGCGATTTGCCATTATCATTGACGAAGCCCATTCAAGTCAGGGCGGGAGAACTGCTGCAAAGATGCATCAGGCGCTTATTGGTGGCGTGAATGATGAAGATGATGAAACCTTTGAAGATAAGATTAATAAAATCATTGAGACAAAAAAACTACTGCCCAATGCAAGCTATTTTGCCTTTACCGCTACACCAAAGAATAAGACTTTGGAGCTTTTTGGCGAGCCAGTTCCACAGCCAGACGGAAGGGTAAAACATCGCCCCTTTCATTCTTACACAATGAAACAGGCAATTCAGGAAGGCTTTATCCTTGATGTCTTAGCTAACTATACGCCTATTAAGAGTTATTACAGGCTAATGAAAAAGATTGAGGATGACCCTGAGTTTGATGTCAAAAAGGCTCAGAAAAAACTGCTTAAATATGTAGAAAATCATGATTATGCAATCAGACGCAAAACAGAGATTATGGTTGACCACTTTCATCAATATGTTGCGGGAGCTGGCAAGATCGGTGGACAGGCAAGGGCGATGGTAATAACATCAGGGATTAAACAGGCAATAGCCTATTTTTATGCATTCGATGCCTATCTTAAAGAGCGAAATAGTCCTTATAAAGCAATTGTTGCTTTCTCTGGAGAGCATGAAATTGGTGGCAAAATGGTATCAGAGTTTTCGTTAAACGGCTTCCCTTCAAACCAGATACCAGATAAATTTAGAGAAGAGCCATATAGATTCTTAATCTGTGCTGATAAGTTCCAGACAGGTTATGACGAGCCTTTGCTTCATACAATGTATGTTGATAAACCTCTTTCTGATATTAAGGCGGTTCAGACCTTATCAAGACTTAACCGTGCCCATCCCAAAAAGCACGATACATTTATCCTTGATTTTGTAAATGACCCTGAGACAATAAAATCTGCCTTTGAACCTTATTACAGAACAACTATACTGGCTGAAGAGACCGATCCAAACAAACTGCATGATCTAAAATCGGAACTTGACTCATCTGAAGTTTACACATGGGAAAAGGTTGAAGAGTTTGTAAGACTTTACCTTGATGGCGCAGAGAGAGAAAAATTAGATTCCATACTTGATGACTGTGTTTCTGAATATTTAGAGAGACTTGATGAAGATGGACAGGTGAATTTTAAAAGCAATGCAAAGGCATTTATCCGCGTCTATGCCTTTCTCTCACAAATACTGCCTTACAAAAAAAGGGAGTGGGAGATACTATCAATCTTTTTGAACTTTCTCGTGCCAAAACTTCCCACCCCAAAAGAAGAAGATCCATCTAAAGGCATCCTCGAGGCGATTGATATGGAAAGCTATAGAGTTGAAAAGCAGGAGAGTATTAGGATATCCCTTTCTGATGCGGATATTGAGATCGAACCAGTACCTACTGAGGGAGGTGGACACAAGCCAGAGCCAGAGATTGACCGCCTTTCAAATATCATCAGAGCATTTAATGACCTCTTTGGCAACATTCCCTGGACCGACGCCGATCGGGTGCGCAAGCTAATCACAGAGGAGATACCTGCTCGTGTCGCTGCCGATACTGCCTACCAGAATGCATGTAAGCATTCTGACAAGCAGAATGCCCGTATCGAACATGATAAAGCTTTACTTCGTGTGATGACTGCACTTATTAAAGATGACACAGAATTGTTTAAGCAGTTTAGCGATAATGAGGGATTTAAACGTTGGCTTGCAGATACCACATTTGGCTTGACCTATACTGAGCAGAAAAGTAGCACATTGTAA
- a CDS encoding type II toxin-antitoxin system VapC family toxin — MVEYPFKVICDTSIYIPFINQGIAHPAIFDEAVTPVLYMSSVVLSELYSGAHDNRSIKLLDKIYYTFQDLGRLIVPNDSDWRQTGGIIAKLKKKYGFEAKYLARIQNDILIACSARKIGAFIVTQNKKDFQRIKEFVDFRIYYL; from the coding sequence TTGGTAGAGTATCCGTTTAAGGTGATTTGCGACACCTCTATATATATTCCATTCATCAATCAGGGAATCGCTCATCCTGCAATTTTCGATGAGGCTGTTACACCTGTGCTATACATGAGTTCAGTTGTTCTATCAGAATTGTATTCAGGTGCCCATGACAACCGCTCCATAAAACTGCTCGATAAAATCTATTATACCTTTCAGGATCTCGGCAGGCTTATTGTGCCTAATGATAGTGACTGGCGACAGACTGGCGGCATTATCGCCAAGCTGAAAAAGAAATATGGTTTTGAAGCAAAATATCTCGCAAGAATACAGAATGATATACTTATCGCTTGCTCTGCTCGAAAAATCGGCGCTTTCATTGTTACACAGAATAAAAAAGACTTTCAAAGAATAAAGGAGTTCGTGGATTTTCGGATTTATTATTTATAA
- a CDS encoding restriction endonuclease subunit S, whose amino-acid sequence MITDLKPYPAYKDSGVEWLGEVPAHWEVRRLKNAARVIMGQSPSSNDCSVERIGLPFLQGCAEFGVEYPQPKQFCKAPSKVSPAGAILMSVRAPVGRLNTADQQYGIGRGLCAIVPHPGLHQSRFIRFGVIVCLDGLAVLSTGSTYDAVSVADVAGLRIPLPPLPEQTAIVRFLDWAEQRIRRVIRARQRRFKLLEEYKQALIHQAVTGRIDVRTGQPYPAYKDSGVDWLGEVPEHWEVRRLKNAARVIMGQSPSSNDCSVERIGLPFLQGCAEFGVEYPQPKQFCKAPSKVSPAGAILMSVRAPVGRLNTADQQYGIGRGLCAIVPHPGLHQSRFIRFGVIVCLDGLAVLSTGSTYDAVSVADVAGLRIPLPPLPEQTAIVEYLDAQATKINAAIAAARREIDLLREYRERLIADVVTGKLDVREVAEKLPDEPEEELELIEDEAEEKDVDEIDTLPEEDSDE is encoded by the coding sequence ATGATCACCGACCTCAAACCCTACCCCGCCTACAAAGACTCCGGCGTGGAGTGGCTGGGCGAGGTGCCGGCGCATTGGGAGGTGCGGCGGCTCAAGAACGCTGCCCGGGTGATCATGGGGCAGTCTCCGTCCTCGAATGACTGCAGCGTAGAGAGAATCGGGCTTCCATTCCTGCAGGGGTGCGCAGAGTTCGGGGTCGAGTATCCGCAACCAAAGCAGTTCTGCAAAGCGCCTTCCAAGGTGAGCCCGGCTGGGGCCATTCTCATGTCGGTTCGCGCCCCAGTCGGTCGGCTGAATACGGCAGACCAACAATATGGTATTGGAAGGGGACTCTGCGCGATTGTCCCGCATCCAGGTTTACACCAATCGCGCTTCATCCGATTCGGTGTGATTGTATGCCTGGATGGGCTCGCAGTCCTTTCAACAGGATCAACTTACGACGCAGTTAGTGTGGCTGATGTCGCGGGTCTGCGCATTCCCTTGCCCCCCCTCCCCGAACAAACCGCCATCGTGCGGTTTCTGGACTGGGCGGAGCAACGGATTCGGCGGGTGATCCGGGCGCGGCAGCGGCGGTTCAAGCTGCTGGAGGAGTACAAGCAGGCCCTCATCCACCAGGCCGTCACTGGGAGAATCGACGTCCGCACCGGCCAGCCCTACCCCGCCTACAAAGACTCCGGTGTGGATTGGCTAGGCGAGGTGCCAGAGCATTGGGAGGTGCGGCGGCTCAAGAACGCTGCCCGGGTGATCATGGGGCAGTCTCCGTCCTCGAATGACTGCAGCGTAGAGAGAATCGGGCTTCCATTCCTGCAGGGGTGCGCAGAGTTCGGGGTCGAGTATCCGCAACCAAAGCAGTTCTGCAAAGCGCCTTCCAAGGTGAGCCCGGCTGGGGCCATTCTCATGTCGGTTCGCGCCCCAGTCGGTCGGCTGAATACGGCAGACCAACAATATGGTATTGGAAGGGGACTCTGCGCGATTGTCCCGCATCCAGGTTTACACCAATCGCGCTTCATCCGATTCGGTGTGATTGTATGCCTGGATGGGCTCGCAGTCCTTTCAACAGGATCAACTTACGACGCAGTTAGTGTGGCTGATGTCGCGGGTCTGCGCATTCCCTTGCCCCCCCTCCCCGAACAAACCGCCATCGTGGAGTACCTCGACGCCCAGGCGACCAAGATCAACGCCGCCATCGCCGCCGCCCGCCGCGAAATTGATCTGCTGCGCGAATACCGCGAGCGCCTCATTGCCGATGTTGTGACAGGTAAACTTGATGTGAGGGAGGTTGCAGAAAAACTACCCGATGAGCCTGAAGAAGAGTTAGAATTAATAGAAGATGAGGCAGAAGAAAAAGATGTGGATGAAATAGATACATTACCAGAAGAAGATAGCGATGAATAA
- the rhuM gene encoding virulence protein RhuM/Fic/DOC family protein, with protein MNKNTTKKHYKNEIKEPLATYGVKGGEILFYKAPDGNVNLEVRLEKDTIWLTQKQMAMLFETERSVITKHLKNIFNSNELEKDSVCAFFAHTAEDGKTYKTQYYNLDAIISVGYRVNSKRGTQFRIWATQVLRDHILKGYTINAKRLEELQSAIKIISRVIDKQSLSNDEATALLRVVSEYSFALNLLDDYDHGRLPDMRGETTFATPVTIDEVTRMVEVLRKYFGGSSLFGMLKDNRLEGTLNAVFQTIDGKDLYPSIEEKAANLLYFLVKNHHFVDGNKRIGASVFLWFLEKNGRLKYSTGENRISQEALVALTLLIAESDPKEKDVMIRLTTVLLQEKIKSQGDNYARK; from the coding sequence ATGAATAAAAACACAACTAAAAAACATTATAAAAATGAGATAAAAGAACCATTAGCTACATACGGTGTTAAGGGTGGCGAGATTTTGTTTTATAAAGCGCCTGACGGTAATGTAAATTTGGAAGTCCGACTTGAAAAAGACACAATATGGCTTACACAAAAACAGATGGCTATGCTCTTTGAAACCGAAAGAAGCGTCATCACAAAACATTTAAAAAATATTTTTAATAGCAATGAATTAGAAAAAGATTCAGTATGTGCATTTTTTGCACATACTGCAGAAGATGGTAAAACTTACAAAACTCAATATTATAATCTTGATGCAATAATTTCTGTTGGCTACCGTGTAAATTCTAAGCGCGGAACACAATTTCGTATCTGGGCGACACAGGTTTTAAGAGACCATATCCTAAAAGGCTATACTATTAATGCAAAAAGACTTGAAGAACTTCAAAGTGCCATTAAAATCATATCTCGGGTAATAGATAAACAAAGCTTATCCAACGATGAAGCTACTGCTCTACTTAGAGTTGTATCTGAATATAGCTTTGCTTTAAATCTTCTTGATGATTATGACCATGGCAGACTTCCTGATATGAGAGGCGAAACAACTTTTGCAACACCAGTAACGATTGATGAAGTTACTCGTATGGTTGAAGTATTAAGAAAGTATTTTGGTGGTTCATCACTCTTTGGAATGTTAAAAGACAACCGCCTTGAAGGAACTCTAAATGCAGTATTTCAAACAATTGATGGCAAAGACCTTTATCCATCTATAGAAGAAAAGGCTGCAAATTTGCTTTATTTTCTCGTCAAAAATCATCATTTTGTAGATGGAAATAAAAGGATTGGAGCTTCTGTTTTCTTGTGGTTTCTGGAAAAAAATGGAAGGCTAAAATACTCAACTGGCGAAAATCGTATAAGTCAGGAGGCATTGGTTGCTTTAACCCTTTTAATTGCAGAGAGTGATCCTAAAGAAAAGGATGTAATGATTCGTCTGACCACTGTCCTTCTGCAAGAAAAAATAAAATCACAGGGGGATAACTATGCCCGTAAGTGA